In Streptomyces qaidamensis, one DNA window encodes the following:
- a CDS encoding fumarate hydratase, protein MPEFAYTDLLPQGEDTTPYRLVTSEGVSTVEGPDGRTFLQVEPEALRKLAEEAIHDIQHYLRPAHLAQLRRIIDDPEASGNDKFVALDLLKNANIAAAGVLPMCQDTGTAIVMGKRGQNVLTAGRDEEALSRGIYDAYQNLNLRYSQMAPLTMWDEKNTGSNLPAQIELYAADGGAYKFLFMAKGGGSANKSFLYQETKAVLNESSMMRFLEEKIRSLGTAACPPYHLAIVVGGTSAEYALKTAKYASAHYLDEIPAEGSELGHGFRDKELEQKVFELTQKIGIGAQFGGKYFCHDVRVVRLPRHGASCPVAIAVSCSADRQAVAKITAEGVFLEQLETDPARFLPETTDEHLDESDVVRIDLNQPMETILAELTKYPVKTRLSLTGPLVVARDIAHAKIKERLDAGEEMPQYLKDHPVYYAGPAKTPEGYASGSFGPTTAGRMDSYVEQFQAAGGSRVMLAKGNRSKQVTDACDTHGGFYLGSIGGPAARLAQDCIKKVEVVEYEELGMEAVWKIEVEDFPAFIVVDDKGNDFFQDPAPSPTFTSIPVRGPGLA, encoded by the coding sequence ATGCCTGAGTTCGCGTACACCGATCTGCTCCCCCAGGGAGAGGACACCACCCCGTACCGGCTGGTGACCTCCGAGGGTGTCTCCACCGTCGAGGGGCCGGACGGGCGGACCTTCCTCCAGGTGGAGCCGGAGGCGCTGCGCAAGCTCGCCGAGGAGGCCATCCACGACATCCAGCACTACCTGCGCCCGGCCCACCTCGCCCAGCTGCGCCGCATCATCGACGACCCCGAGGCGTCGGGCAACGACAAGTTCGTGGCGCTGGACCTGCTGAAGAACGCGAACATCGCGGCAGCGGGCGTGCTGCCGATGTGCCAGGACACGGGCACGGCGATCGTGATGGGCAAGCGCGGGCAGAACGTGCTGACGGCCGGCCGCGACGAGGAGGCCCTGAGCCGCGGCATCTACGACGCGTACCAGAACCTGAACCTGCGCTACTCGCAGATGGCCCCGCTCACCATGTGGGACGAGAAGAACACCGGCTCCAACCTCCCCGCGCAGATCGAGCTGTACGCGGCCGACGGCGGCGCCTACAAGTTCCTCTTCATGGCGAAGGGCGGCGGCTCGGCCAACAAGTCGTTCCTGTACCAGGAGACGAAGGCCGTCCTGAACGAGTCCTCCATGATGAGGTTCCTGGAGGAGAAGATCCGCTCGCTGGGTACGGCGGCCTGCCCGCCGTACCACTTGGCGATCGTGGTCGGCGGCACGTCGGCCGAGTACGCGCTGAAGACCGCCAAGTACGCCTCCGCGCACTACCTGGACGAGATCCCGGCGGAGGGCTCCGAGCTCGGGCACGGCTTCCGGGACAAGGAGCTGGAGCAGAAGGTCTTCGAGCTGACGCAGAAGATCGGCATCGGCGCGCAGTTCGGCGGCAAGTACTTCTGCCACGACGTGCGCGTGGTGCGCCTGCCGCGGCACGGCGCGTCCTGCCCGGTCGCCATCGCCGTGTCCTGCTCCGCCGACCGCCAGGCCGTCGCGAAGATCACGGCCGAGGGTGTCTTCCTGGAGCAGCTGGAGACGGACCCGGCGCGGTTCCTGCCGGAGACGACGGACGAGCACCTCGACGAGAGTGACGTCGTCAGGATCGACCTGAACCAGCCGATGGAGACGATCCTCGCCGAGCTCACCAAGTACCCGGTGAAGACCCGCCTGTCCCTGACCGGCCCGCTGGTCGTGGCCCGCGACATCGCGCACGCCAAGATCAAGGAGCGGCTGGACGCGGGCGAGGAGATGCCGCAGTACCTGAAGGACCACCCGGTGTACTACGCGGGTCCGGCCAAGACGCCCGAGGGCTACGCGTCGGGCTCCTTCGGCCCGACCACGGCCGGCCGCATGGACTCCTACGTGGAGCAGTTCCAGGCCGCGGGCGGCTCCAGGGTGATGCTGGCCAAGGGCAACCGCAGCAAGCAGGTCACGGACGCGTGCGACACGCACGGCGGCTTCTACCTGGGCTCCATCGGCGGCCCGGCCGCCCGCCTCGCCCAGGACTGCATCAAGAAGGTCGAGGTCGTCGAGTACGAGGAGCTCGGCATGGAGGCCGTCTGGAAGATCGAGGTCGAGGACTTCCCGGCGTTCATCGTCGTCGACGACAAGGGCAACGACTTCTTCCAAGATCCTGCGCCGTCGCCCACGTTCACCAGCATCCCGGTGCGGGGCCCTGGCCTGGCGTAG
- a CDS encoding DUF1707 SHOCT-like domain-containing protein, producing MDLQKQDLQQSAPAVSELRASDAERDRIADILHDALAEGRLTADEHAERVEGALRAKTVGELEVFIRDLPAAHRQGPGPSPAPAPHRPTAGAIPIDPDDNVVAVFSGAVRKGRWRAGRRIHAYAVFGSVEIDLSEALFDHQQVVVKSFAIFGSVEIRVPENVSLRGTGSGVLGSFEVDTLDSGDPQAPIVYVDGWAVLGSIEARPKRGKVVADILDRVQRKVDRSLRKHLGH from the coding sequence GTGGACCTTCAGAAGCAGGACCTTCAGCAGAGCGCGCCCGCCGTGTCCGAACTCCGCGCCTCCGACGCCGAGCGCGACCGCATCGCCGACATCCTGCACGACGCCCTGGCCGAAGGCCGCCTCACCGCCGACGAGCACGCCGAGCGCGTCGAGGGCGCGCTGCGCGCCAAGACGGTCGGCGAGCTGGAGGTCTTCATACGGGACCTGCCCGCGGCCCACCGCCAGGGCCCCGGCCCCTCCCCGGCTCCCGCCCCGCACCGCCCCACCGCCGGCGCCATCCCGATCGACCCGGACGACAACGTGGTCGCGGTCTTCAGCGGCGCCGTCCGCAAGGGCCGCTGGCGTGCGGGCCGCCGTATCCACGCGTACGCGGTCTTCGGCAGTGTCGAGATAGACCTCAGCGAGGCCCTCTTCGACCATCAGCAGGTCGTCGTCAAGTCGTTCGCGATCTTCGGCAGCGTCGAGATCCGCGTCCCGGAGAACGTGTCGCTGCGCGGCACGGGCAGCGGCGTCCTCGGCAGCTTCGAGGTGGACACCCTCGACTCGGGTGATCCGCAGGCCCCCATCGTCTACGTCGACGGCTGGGCCGTCCTGGGAAGCATCGAGGCGCGACCGAAGCGGGGCAAGGTGGTCGCGGACATCCTGGACCGGGTGCAGCGCAAGGTCGACAGGAGTTTGCGCAAACACCTGGGGCATTGA
- a CDS encoding WhiB family transcriptional regulator, translated as MLQPPHSSVQVAAVPAPRVPARDRDQDAPWHTEAVCRRDEAGLFFAPSKEPTAARLSREEAAKRVCARCPVMVECREHALLQPEPYGVWGGLTAAERRVVLARRRRRDMELKKAARPANQIAAAG; from the coding sequence GTGCTGCAACCGCCGCATTCGTCCGTGCAGGTAGCTGCCGTTCCGGCCCCGCGGGTGCCAGCGCGAGACAGGGACCAGGACGCCCCGTGGCACACCGAGGCGGTGTGCCGTCGTGACGAGGCCGGCCTGTTCTTCGCCCCGTCCAAGGAGCCGACCGCCGCGAGACTGTCCCGGGAGGAAGCGGCGAAGCGGGTCTGCGCCCGCTGCCCGGTGATGGTCGAGTGCCGCGAACACGCCCTGCTCCAGCCCGAGCCCTACGGCGTCTGGGGCGGGCTCACCGCCGCGGAGCGCCGCGTGGTCCTGGCCCGGCGCCGCCGCCGTGACATGGAGCTGAAGAAGGCGGCCCGCCCGGCGAACCAGATAGCGGCGGCCGGCTGA
- the glpX gene encoding class II fructose-bisphosphatase, producing MTEHHHLPSELDVPSEAPDRNLALELVRVTEAAAMAAGRWVGRGDKNGADGAAVRAMRTLVSTVSMNGVVVIGEGEKDEAPMLFNGERVGDGTGPECDIAVDPIDGTTLTAKGMTNAIAVLAAAERGSMFDPSAVFYMDKLVTGPEAADFVDINAPVSVNIRRVAKAKRSAPEDVTVVILDRPRHEGIINEIRETGARIKLISDGDVAGSILALREGTGVDLLLGIGGTPEGIISACAVKCLGGTIQGKLWPKDDEERQRAIDAGHDLDRVLTTEDLVTGENVFFVATGITDGELLRGVRYRAENATTDSIVMRSRSGTVRRISSEHRLSKLRAYSAIDFDKGK from the coding sequence ATGACCGAGCATCATCATTTGCCGTCCGAACTCGATGTGCCCTCCGAAGCCCCCGACCGCAACCTCGCCCTGGAACTGGTCCGGGTCACCGAGGCCGCGGCGATGGCCGCGGGCCGCTGGGTCGGGCGGGGTGACAAGAACGGCGCCGACGGTGCCGCGGTACGCGCCATGCGCACCCTCGTCTCCACGGTCTCGATGAACGGCGTCGTCGTCATCGGCGAGGGCGAGAAGGACGAAGCCCCCATGCTGTTCAACGGGGAGCGCGTGGGCGACGGGACCGGGCCGGAGTGCGACATCGCCGTCGACCCGATCGACGGCACGACGCTGACCGCGAAGGGCATGACGAACGCGATCGCGGTGCTGGCCGCCGCCGAGCGCGGGTCCATGTTCGACCCGTCCGCCGTCTTCTACATGGACAAGCTCGTCACCGGGCCGGAGGCGGCCGACTTCGTCGACATCAACGCCCCGGTGTCGGTGAACATCCGGCGGGTCGCCAAGGCGAAGCGGTCCGCGCCGGAGGACGTGACGGTGGTGATCCTGGACCGCCCGCGGCACGAGGGCATCATCAACGAGATCCGGGAAACCGGGGCCCGCATCAAGCTGATCTCCGACGGCGACGTGGCCGGCTCGATCCTGGCGCTGCGCGAGGGCACGGGCGTCGATCTGCTGCTCGGTATCGGCGGTACGCCCGAGGGCATCATCTCGGCCTGCGCGGTGAAGTGCCTGGGCGGCACGATCCAGGGCAAGCTGTGGCCCAAGGACGACGAGGAGCGGCAGCGGGCGATCGACGCGGGGCATGATCTCGACCGAGTGCTGACGACCGAGGACCTCGTCACCGGGGAGAACGTGTTCTTCGTGGCCACGGGCATCACGGACGGGGAGCTGCTGCGGGGGGTTCGCTACCGGGCGGAGAACGCCACGACCGACTCGATCGTGATGCGGTCGCGGTCGGGCACGGTCCGCCGGATCTCCTCCGAGCACCGGCTGAGCAAGCTGCGGGCCTACAGCGCGATCGACTTCGACAAGGGGAAGTAG
- a CDS encoding DUF4245 domain-containing protein: MAGENGKQKTARDMILSMGVILLVAGFVYLFIPHDDSAPDVKAVDYRVELLTARRAASYPVAAPQGLPDTWKATSVRFRGDEFDAWHLGFHDPEGEYVAVEQSTQRRPVFLDDATQGARETGKSEKIAGETWTRYEGGRYDALVLEGTKGSTTVVTGTASFAQLTRMAEALRTK; the protein is encoded by the coding sequence GTGGCAGGCGAGAACGGCAAGCAGAAGACGGCGCGGGACATGATCCTCTCCATGGGAGTCATCCTCCTGGTGGCGGGCTTCGTGTACCTCTTCATCCCGCACGACGACAGCGCGCCCGACGTCAAGGCCGTCGACTACCGGGTCGAACTGCTCACGGCACGCCGCGCCGCCTCCTACCCGGTGGCCGCGCCCCAGGGCCTGCCCGACACATGGAAGGCCACCTCCGTCCGCTTCCGGGGCGACGAGTTCGACGCCTGGCACCTCGGCTTCCACGATCCCGAGGGGGAGTACGTGGCGGTCGAGCAGTCCACTCAGCGGCGCCCCGTCTTCCTCGACGACGCGACCCAGGGTGCACGGGAGACCGGGAAGAGCGAGAAGATCGCCGGTGAGACGTGGACCCGTTACGAGGGCGGCCGGTACGACGCGCTGGTCCTGGAGGGCACCAAGGGCTCGACGACGGTCGTGACGGGCACCGCCTCGTTCGCGCAGCTGACCAGGATGGCCGAGGCGCTGCGGACGAAGTGA
- a CDS encoding malonic semialdehyde reductase: MSLVLDPAAQDLLFREARSANTFTDEPVTDEQVQAIYDLVKYGPTAFNQTPLRITLVRSPEARERLVAHMAEGNRPKTASAPLVAILSADNEFHEELPHLFPAAPQIKDVFFAERPVRENAAALNAALQAAYFIVGVRAAGLAAGPMTGFDFEGVRKEFLDDDHTPLMIVNIGRPGPDAWHPRSPRLGFDQVVTTV; the protein is encoded by the coding sequence ATGTCCCTCGTTCTTGACCCCGCAGCCCAGGACCTTCTGTTCCGTGAGGCCCGCAGCGCCAACACCTTCACCGACGAGCCGGTGACCGATGAGCAGGTGCAGGCGATCTACGACCTGGTCAAGTACGGTCCGACCGCCTTCAACCAGACACCGCTGCGCATCACCCTGGTCCGCTCCCCCGAGGCCCGCGAGCGTCTGGTGGCGCACATGGCCGAGGGCAACCGGCCCAAGACCGCGAGCGCCCCGCTGGTGGCGATCCTCTCCGCGGACAACGAGTTCCACGAGGAGCTGCCGCACCTGTTCCCGGCCGCCCCGCAGATCAAGGACGTCTTCTTCGCCGAGCGCCCGGTCCGCGAGAACGCCGCCGCGCTGAACGCCGCCCTCCAGGCCGCGTACTTCATCGTCGGCGTCCGCGCCGCCGGTCTCGCCGCCGGACCGATGACCGGCTTCGACTTCGAGGGTGTGCGCAAGGAGTTCCTGGACGACGACCACACCCCGCTGATGATCGTCAACATCGGCCGCCCGGGCCCGGACGCCTGGCACCCGCGCTCCCCGCGCCTGGGCTTCGACCAGGTCGTCACGACCGTCTGA
- a CDS encoding exodeoxyribonuclease VII small subunit: MTSEVDETPGTGEALGYEQARDELIEVVRRLEAGGTTLEESLALWERGEELAKVCRRWLEGARARLDAALAEETAQDENAE; this comes from the coding sequence ATGACCAGCGAGGTTGACGAGACACCGGGCACGGGCGAGGCGCTCGGGTACGAGCAGGCGCGGGACGAACTGATCGAAGTCGTCCGGCGGCTGGAGGCGGGCGGTACGACGCTGGAGGAGTCCCTCGCGCTCTGGGAGCGGGGCGAGGAGCTGGCCAAGGTGTGCCGGCGGTGGCTGGAGGGGGCCCGGGCGCGGCTGGACGCGGCGCTGGCGGAGGAGACCGCGCAGGACGAGAACGCGGAGTGA
- the xseA gene encoding exodeoxyribonuclease VII large subunit: protein MAVNTTPEAPLPVGEVSRLIGGWIDRLGAVWVEGQITQLSRRPGAGVVFLTLRDPSYDISVSVTCYRQVFEAVADVVSEGARVVVLAKPEWYAPRGQLSLRAAEIRPVGVGELLARLEQLKKALAREGLFAPERKKPLPFLPQLVGLVCGRASAAERDVLENARHRWPAVRFEVRNVAVQGVHAVPQVVQAVKELDALDDVDVIIVARGGGSVEDLLPFSDEQLIRTVAQCRTPVVSAIGHEPDNPLLDHVADLRASTPTDAAKKVVPDVGEEYERVRLLRDRARRCVAALVDREERGLAQALARPSIQDPHRMIDMRADQVADLLDRARRCLRHQLDRADSELSHTHARVVALSPAATLKRGYAVLQRADGHAVRDPGEVTAGEALRARVSEGEFSVRVDT from the coding sequence ATGGCTGTGAACACGACTCCGGAAGCCCCGCTGCCCGTCGGTGAGGTGTCGCGGCTCATCGGGGGCTGGATCGACCGGCTCGGGGCGGTGTGGGTCGAGGGGCAGATCACGCAGTTGTCGCGGCGGCCGGGCGCGGGGGTGGTGTTCCTGACGCTGCGGGACCCGTCGTACGACATCTCGGTGAGCGTCACCTGCTACCGGCAGGTGTTCGAAGCCGTCGCGGACGTGGTGAGCGAGGGCGCCCGGGTCGTCGTCCTCGCCAAGCCCGAGTGGTACGCCCCGCGCGGCCAGCTGTCGCTGCGGGCCGCCGAGATACGGCCCGTCGGGGTCGGTGAGCTGCTCGCGCGCCTGGAGCAGCTGAAGAAGGCCCTCGCCCGGGAGGGGCTGTTCGCGCCGGAGCGCAAGAAGCCGCTGCCGTTCCTGCCGCAGCTGGTCGGGCTGGTCTGCGGACGGGCCTCGGCCGCCGAGCGGGACGTCCTGGAGAACGCGCGGCACCGCTGGCCCGCGGTCCGCTTCGAGGTGCGCAACGTCGCCGTGCAGGGCGTGCACGCCGTGCCGCAGGTCGTGCAGGCGGTGAAGGAGCTCGACGCGCTCGACGACGTGGACGTGATCATCGTCGCCCGGGGTGGCGGCAGCGTGGAGGACCTGCTGCCGTTCTCCGACGAGCAGCTGATCAGGACGGTCGCGCAGTGCCGTACGCCCGTCGTGTCCGCCATCGGGCACGAACCGGACAACCCGCTGCTGGACCACGTCGCCGATCTGCGCGCCTCCACCCCGACCGACGCCGCCAAGAAGGTCGTGCCCGACGTCGGCGAGGAGTACGAGCGGGTGCGGCTGCTGCGGGACCGGGCGCGACGGTGCGTGGCGGCGCTGGTGGACCGGGAGGAGCGGGGGCTGGCGCAGGCGCTGGCGCGGCCGTCGATACAGGACCCGCACCGGATGATCGACATGCGCGCCGACCAGGTGGCGGACCTGCTGGACCGGGCCCGGCGCTGTCTGCGGCACCAGCTCGACCGCGCCGACTCGGAGCTGTCGCACACGCACGCGCGCGTGGTGGCCCTCTCCCCCGCCGCGACCCTGAAGCGCGGGTACGCCGTGCTGCAGAGGGCGGACGGGCACGCGGTGCGCGACCCGGGCGAGGTGACGGCCGGCGAGGCCCTGCGCGCGCGGGTCTCCGAGGGTGAGTTCTCCGTACGAGTGGACACATAG
- a CDS encoding 4-hydroxy-3-methylbut-2-enyl diphosphate reductase, translated as MGRMSASPGRRVLLAAPRGYCAGVDRAVIAVEKALEQYGAPVYVRHEIVHNKYVVQTLEKKGAIFVEQTEEVPPGNIVMFSAHGVAPVVHEEAERGKLATIDATCPLVTKVHKEAVRFAGEDYDILLIGHEGHEEVIGTSGEAPDHIQLVDGPGDVAKVEVRDPSKVVWLSQTTLSVDETMETVDALKDKFPQLISPPSDDICYATQNRQLAVKQMGAESDLVIVVGSRNSSNSKRLVEVAKIAGAREAYLVDFADEIDEAWLEGVTTVGVTSGASVPEVLVEQVLEWLSQRGFEDVEIVKAAEESITFSLPKELRRDLREEAASLVAERGGVGAGTGEHSAK; from the coding sequence ATGGGACGCATGTCTGCTTCGCCTGGCCGCCGTGTCCTGCTCGCCGCCCCCCGTGGCTACTGCGCGGGTGTGGACCGCGCCGTGATCGCCGTCGAGAAAGCCCTGGAGCAGTACGGCGCTCCGGTGTACGTCCGGCACGAGATCGTCCACAACAAGTACGTCGTGCAGACCCTGGAGAAGAAGGGCGCGATCTTCGTCGAGCAGACGGAGGAAGTGCCCCCGGGGAACATCGTCATGTTCTCCGCGCACGGCGTGGCCCCCGTCGTCCACGAGGAAGCCGAGCGCGGCAAGCTCGCCACCATCGACGCCACCTGCCCCCTGGTCACCAAGGTCCACAAGGAAGCCGTCCGCTTCGCGGGCGAGGACTACGACATCCTCCTGATCGGCCACGAGGGCCACGAGGAGGTCATCGGCACCTCCGGCGAGGCCCCCGACCACATCCAGCTCGTCGACGGGCCCGGCGATGTGGCGAAGGTCGAGGTCCGCGACCCCTCCAAGGTCGTCTGGCTCTCCCAGACCACGCTGTCCGTCGACGAGACCATGGAGACCGTCGACGCCCTGAAGGACAAGTTCCCGCAGCTCATCTCCCCGCCCAGCGACGACATCTGCTACGCCACGCAGAACCGCCAGCTGGCCGTGAAGCAGATGGGCGCCGAGTCCGACCTGGTCATCGTGGTCGGCTCGCGCAACTCCTCCAACTCCAAGCGGCTCGTCGAGGTCGCCAAGATCGCGGGCGCCCGTGAGGCGTACCTCGTGGACTTCGCCGACGAGATCGACGAGGCCTGGCTGGAGGGCGTGACCACGGTCGGCGTCACCTCGGGCGCCTCCGTCCCGGAGGTCCTGGTCGAGCAGGTCCTGGAGTGGCTGTCGCAGCGCGGCTTCGAGGACGTCGAGATCGTCAAGGCGGCCGAGGAGTCCATCACGTTCTCCCTGCCCAAGGAGCTGCGCCGCGACCTGCGCGAGGAGGCGGCGTCGCTGGTCGCCGAGCGCGGTGGCGTTGGCGCCGGGACCGGTGAACATTCCGCGAAGTGA
- the ppgK gene encoding polyphosphate--glucose phosphotransferase — protein MQIFGVDIGGSGIKGAPVDLDKGDLAQERHKVLTPHPATPDAVADGVRQVVGHFGWTGPVGVTFPGVVTDGATIRTAANVDDSWIDTDARALLGERLGGLPVTVVNDADAAGVAEMHFGAGRDRRGTVILLTLGTGIGSAVFVDGVLVANTELGHLELDGHDAEKRASSKAREDHDMAWEHWAVHRVSRYLAHVEMLFSPELFIIGGGVSRKAHKFLPHIEGIKAEIVPAQLQNNAGIVGAAMRAAGR, from the coding sequence ATGCAGATCTTCGGAGTGGACATCGGCGGATCCGGGATCAAGGGTGCGCCGGTGGACCTGGACAAGGGCGACCTGGCGCAGGAGCGCCACAAGGTCCTCACCCCCCACCCGGCCACACCCGACGCGGTGGCCGACGGCGTCAGGCAGGTGGTCGGCCACTTCGGCTGGACGGGCCCCGTCGGGGTCACGTTCCCGGGCGTGGTCACCGACGGAGCCACGATCCGCACGGCGGCGAACGTCGACGACAGCTGGATCGACACCGACGCCCGCGCGCTGCTCGGCGAGCGGCTGGGCGGACTGCCGGTGACGGTGGTCAACGACGCGGACGCTGCGGGCGTCGCCGAGATGCACTTCGGCGCCGGCCGCGACCGCCGGGGCACGGTGATCCTGCTGACCCTCGGCACGGGCATCGGCAGCGCCGTCTTCGTCGACGGCGTCCTGGTCGCCAACACCGAGCTGGGCCACCTGGAGCTCGACGGGCACGACGCCGAGAAGCGGGCTTCCAGCAAGGCCCGCGAGGACCACGACATGGCGTGGGAGCACTGGGCGGTGCACCGCGTGAGCAGGTACCTCGCCCACGTCGAGATGCTGTTCTCGCCGGAGCTGTTCATCATCGGCGGCGGTGTCAGCCGCAAGGCCCACAAGTTCCTGCCCCACATCGAGGGCATCAAGGCCGAGATCGTCCCGGCGCAGCTGCAGAACAACGCGGGGATCGTGGGCGCGGCGATGCGGGCGGCCGGGCGCTGA
- a CDS encoding DUF6542 domain-containing protein, with translation MEQYRTRSPQYGPRQSGPRRDRPRPPGPPRQPVPSQAGRGAGGEPVRAPRPPRPPGPQRRPAPVRRPAPAPALTAGRLPNPRLTGLGSGLFCAVVMFLLGALCSALPGASLTAYGVLFLPVCALTALWVRRGDLMTAPVVVPIAFAVGLLPLADGEGGTGSRLMSLLTGLATQAGWLYGGTLIAGLIVIVRRIRLVHRRRTAGARPPV, from the coding sequence GTGGAGCAATACAGGACGCGATCTCCTCAGTACGGACCGCGACAGTCCGGACCGCGACGGGACCGGCCCAGGCCTCCCGGACCGCCCCGGCAACCCGTGCCGTCCCAGGCGGGACGCGGAGCGGGGGGCGAGCCCGTGCGCGCGCCCCGGCCGCCCCGGCCGCCCGGCCCGCAGCGCCGCCCGGCGCCGGTACGACGGCCCGCGCCCGCACCGGCGCTCACCGCCGGCCGGCTGCCGAACCCCCGGCTGACCGGCCTGGGCAGCGGGCTGTTCTGCGCGGTGGTGATGTTCCTGCTGGGCGCGCTCTGCTCGGCGCTGCCCGGGGCGTCCCTGACCGCGTACGGCGTGCTGTTCCTGCCGGTGTGCGCGCTGACCGCCCTCTGGGTGCGCCGGGGGGACCTGATGACCGCGCCCGTCGTGGTGCCGATCGCGTTCGCCGTGGGACTGCTGCCGCTGGCCGACGGCGAGGGAGGGACCGGCAGCAGGCTGATGAGCCTGCTGACGGGGCTCGCCACGCAGGCCGGCTGGCTGTACGGCGGGACGCTGATCGCCGGGCTGATCGTGATCGTCCGGCGGATCAGGCTGGTGCACCGGCGGCGGACGGCCGGGGCCCGGCCGCCGGTGTGA